From a region of the Zingiber officinale cultivar Zhangliang chromosome 4B, Zo_v1.1, whole genome shotgun sequence genome:
- the LOC121976069 gene encoding acyl transferase 5-like: MSMASWVTKVAEELVAPCEPTPSATLPLSSIDHAVRLAYMQEMISVYPNNNREHCRRGVILPAAKVIREALAKALVPYYPVAGRLVFYGDRMEVACNGEGVWFVEAAVTDRSLNDWEAIPRSVVKEELLPSCPAHLNQQEMILMMQVTHFQCGGFVVGLKFNHLVFDGIGVGQFLKAIGEIACGQTHPSIDPIWYTDTIPASPMLSKSSLSLLPAKFGIVNSMYDFSIQTIERLKEKISKETSNQFTTFEVVAAIIWKCRTRAIGAIGDVCLIVPANIRHLLFQLPKAGYYGNCFYPLTITATGEQIMKASLAELVGLIKDAKESLPTKFTEWASGNFKEDPYKISISYNILVLSDWRWIEFYETDYGWGMPNSISPKTHDYIFPCAVILKQPLPKDGVRLEGQVVMKEHEQRFIDEINKWINE; encoded by the exons ATGAGCATGGCGTCCTGGGTGACGAAGGTGGCGGAGGAGCTCGTAGCACCATGCGAGCCAACGCCTAGCGCCACGCTTCCTCTCTCTTCCATCGACCACGCCGTGAGGTTGGCCTACATGCAGGAGATGATCTCCGTGTATCCAAACAATAACCGTGAGCACTGTCGTCGTGGCGTGATATTACCGGCGGCGAAGGTCATCCGGGAAGCCTTGGCCAAGGCTCTTGTCCCGTACTACCCCGTAGCAGGCCGCCTTGTCTTCTATGGCGACCGCATGGAGGTGGCCTGCAATGGCGAGGGCGTATGGTTTGTGGAGGCGGCGGTGACAGATCGCAGCCTGAATGACTGGGAGGCGATCCCCCGTAGCGTGGTGAAAGAGGAGCTGCTTCCGAGTTGTCCCGCTCATCTGAACCAACAAGAAATGATACTGATGATGCAG GTGACCCATTTTCAATGTGGTGGATTTGTTGTTGGACTCAAATTCAATCACTTGGTGTTTGATGGCATCGGCGTTGGACAATTCTTAAAAGCCATCGGCGAGATTGCTTGCGGTCAAACTCATCCCTCTATCGATCCAATCTGGTATACAGACACGATTCCCGCCTCTCCAATGCTCTCAAAGTCATCACTTTCACTTCTCCCAGCCAAGTTTGGCATTGTGAATTCCATGTATGATTTCTCGATTCAAACCATCGAAAGATTGAAGGAAAAAATCTCAAAAGAGACATCCAATCAATTCACCACCTTTGAGGTCGTCGCTGCAATTATATGGAAATGTCGAACACGGGCAATCGGTGCCATTGGAGATGTGTGCCTCATCGTTCCTGCTAATATTCGTCATTTATTGTTCCAACTGCCAAAGGCCGGCTATTATGGAAATTGTTTCTATCCCTTAACTATCACAGCAACCGGTGAGCAAATCATGAAGGCATCACTTGCAGAATTAGTCGGGCTCATTAAAGATGCTAAAGAAAGTTTACCAACAAAGTTTACGGAATGGGCTTCAGGCAACTTCAAGGAAGATCCATATAAGATTTCAATTAGCTACAATATTTTGGTTTTGTCAGATTGGAGATGGATAGAGTTTTATGAAACAGACTATGGATGGGGAATGCCCAACTCTATTTCCCCTAAAACGCATGACTATATCTTCCCTTGTGCCGTCATTCTAAAGCAGCCTTTGCCTAAGGACGGTGTGCGTTTGGAAGGACAAGTGGTCATGAAGGAGCATGAGCAAAGGTTTATTGATGAAATCAACAAATGGATAAATGAGTAG